DNA sequence from the Sulfurimonas sp. HSL3-7 genome:
AGCCCCAGATGCAGATCCAGATCTTTATTGTTCAGATTTAATTCGAACTCATGCATCGCGTAGCTCACCGAACCGGAGAGGAGTAGTCCTATTAGTAGTTTTTTTAACATGTCGATCCTTGAATTTTTTCTATTGTTTTTGTTGTGCTTTTGCCATTGACGAAGTCAACCAGTTTCAACGCTTTTGAAAACTCGGTACCCACGACTTCTTTACCTTCATAATCACCCCCTTTGACCAATACATCGGGTGCGATCATCTTGATCAGATCATACGGTGTCTCCTCGCTGAACTTAACGACATAATCGACGGCATCCAGCGCCGCCAGAATATAGGCGCGGTCGTCTTCGGTGTTGACCGGGCGTGACGGCCCTTTTAGCTCACGCACCGACGCATCGGAATTAAGCCCGACAATCAGGATATCGCCGAAGCTCTTCGCCTCCTGCAGGTATTTGACATGACCGACATGCAGGATGTCGAAGCAGCCGTTGGTAAAGACAACGCGTTGACCATGTTCTTTGGCGCGCTTGACGATGCGGTCGATCTCGGCAAAGCTCTTGATATGGGCATCCGAACTGCTTTGATGCAGTTTTGACTCATAGATCTCAATCTCGTCTAGCGTGACCGTCGCCGAACCGATCTTGCCGACGACAACACCGGCTGCCAGGTTGGAGAAGCGGGCCGTCTCTTCGATACTCAAACCGGCGCTCAGAGCAAAGGCGATCGAAGCGATCACCGTATCACCTGCCCCTGTGACGTCAAAGACCTCTTGCGCGACCGTAGGAAAACGTTTCACTTCGCCGTCATAGATAGCGATCCCGTCCTCCGAAAGAGTGATCATCGAACGTTCCAGGGAACATTGCTCTTTCAGTGTAAGCAGCGCACGCTCCAGGCTCGCATCATCAACGATAGGGATACCTGTCGCCTCAGATGCCTCTTTTTTGTTGGGCGTCAACATATGGGCACCCCTGTATTTGCTGTAATCCGTCCCTTTTGGATCGACCAGCACCTTGATCCCTTTTGCATTGGCCAGAGTGATGACCGCCTGCGAGAGTGCCTCTGAGACCACCCCCTTGCCATAGTCGGAAAGGATGATCATATCTATCACAAAAAGATCTTTTTCGATCGCTTTAAGTATCTTCTCAACCGACTCGGCACTGATCGTCTCTTTTGACTCATTGTCATAACGCAGTATCTGCTGATGCGATGCAATGACACGCGACTTTTTACTGGTCTTGCGTCCGTTTTGGGTGATCAGCCCTTCGGTCTTTGCCCCGATGGATTTGAGCATGATCGTCAACTCTTTGGCGATCTCGTCATCACCGACCACGCTGGCGACATTCACGGCTGCACCCAGCGAAATAAGGTTGTTGACCACATTGCCCGCACCCCCGAGGACCGATGTCTCTCTGGCGATATCAACAACCTGCACCGGTGCTTCGGGCGAAATACGCTCGGCATCACCCCAGAGGTAGTGATCGATCATCAGGTCGCCGACGACTAGGATGTTAGGTTTGGCGTTTTTAAGCACAGTCATGATTATGTAATTCCTTTGTACATCTTTGTGATCTCAACACCACAAACAGAAGTCTCCGTGGTTTCGCAAGCTCAACAACACTCCGGTTTCAAAGCTAAAAAAGTGAAGCAGTTCACTTTTTCTAAACGCTACTGATTTTAAGCCTCCGTGGTTTCGCAAGCTCAACAACACTCCGGTTTCAAAGCTAAAAAAGTGAAGCAGTTCACTTTTTCTAAACGCAACTGATTTTAAGCCTCCGTGGTTTCGCAAGCTCAACAACACTCCGGTTTCAAAGCTAAAAAAGTGAAGCAGTTCACTTTTTCTAAACGCTTTTCACCTCTTCTTCAAACAGACGTTTGATCTCTGGAATATAGGCTTTGATCCCCTCTTCAAAACTGTAACGCGGCGCATACCCCAGTCCCTCTTTTGTACTCTCGATATTGGCTTCGGTGTGGAATTGGTAACGCCCTATAAAAGGGTTTGGTATATATTCGCAGGCAGATGATGTGCCCAGCTCTTTTTGCAGGATATCGACCATATCCTGGAAGGAACGCGCATGACCGGTACCGACATTGTAGATACCGCTCTGCTTCGGCTGCATCGCCAAAATATTGGCCTGAATAACGTCTTCAATAAAGATGAAATCGCGCACGATCTTGTCCGAACCGTCAAAGAGTCTCGGGTTTTTGCCCTGCAGCAGCTGATGACCGAACTGGACCACCATAGAAGAGGTCTTATCTTTATAATACTCTCTCGGTCCGTAAACATTAAAATAGCGCAGTCCGACAATACTGATATTCGCGCTTTTCATTACGTCACGGGAGAGATGGTCCATCATCAGTTTTGAAAAACCGTAAACATTCTGCGGCGCTTCGACACCCACCGTCTGCGGTGAAGGGGCGTTACCGTACGTAGCACCCGATGAGGCATAGATCATATTGGCGTTTTGGCGGACTGCCATGTCAAGAAGGTCTTTATAGGCATTGAGATTGGTCCTGATCATCAGGTCCTGCTCAAGGGCCGTTGTGTCGGAGATGGCCGCTTCATGAAAGATGTAATCGAAGTCATAGTCCGATTCAAGTTTGGCAAGTAAGGCCTTGTCATTGATGTCGCCGCTGATCACCTCGCCGCTGAAACCGACAAGGTTTTTAAAGTGACCGAAACTCTTCAGATTACCGTTGGAGAGGGTCTCGCCGGAACGAAAACTGTCAAGTACCACCACCTTGGCATCGGGATGGTTTTCCTGAAAATAGAAGGCCAGATTTGAGCCGATAAACCCTGCTCCTCCAGTGATCAGGATCGTTTTTCCCTTTAGGTCATCATCGATATAGCGCATTGTCTCTCTTTAATATATGTTGTTTTTTTAGCGGATCACACGTGCTTGACGCATTGTTCGTTTTGTAAGCGAATTATAGCAAACAGAGGGTTAATGTAGCGAGAGTGCCTTAGTACAATTTAAGATTATAATGCATATAATGTTTTGAAATTTTAACTCTGGAGATCAAACATGAAAAAAATCGCATTAGCACTACTTGTAGCAAGCGTATCACTAATGGCAGCTGACGGTGCTGCAGCCTATAAGAAATGTGTAAGCTGCCACGGTGCAAAAGCTGAGAAAAAAGCTCTTAACAAATCTGAGATCATCAACACTTGGGATGCTGCAAAAATCGAAGAATCGCTAAAAGGCTACAAAGCCGGTACACGTAACGTACACGGTATGGGTGCATTGATGAAAGGTCAAGTTGCGGCTTACGATGATGCTACAATCAAAGCAGTTGCAGAGTACATCACAACTCTTAAATAATCAGCTCTTCTAATGGATTCTCCTTTCAGGAGTTTCCGCTTTCTATAATTTTAATACGCTTCGGCGAACAAGTTCCCCTTCACTACGTTAACACTGGGTTTTCTTCAACAGAATGTTCACACGCAGATAAACCGCGTTTTTATATTAATACGCTTCGGCGAACAAGTTCCCCTTCACTACGTTAACACTGGGTTTTCTTCAACAGAATGTTCACACGCAGATAAACCGCGTTTTTATATTAATACGCTTCGGCGAACAAGTTCCCCTTCACTACGTTAACACTGGGTTTTCTTCAACAGAATGTTCACACGCAGATAAACCGCGTTTTTATATTAATACGCTTCGGCGAACAAGTTCCTCTCAAAAGGGCTTCCCGTATGACCGTTATCCAGCGACATCACTCCGGACGGTACTCTTTTCTCTTTTTCAGGGCCTCTTTTTTTGCCTGCTGTTTGGCGGCGGCATTCAGCTCCTCCTCACCGTCATACTGGACCTGGTTCAAAAACTTCTCTTTATCGTCAAACTGCCCGGACTTGATCGCCCACATGATGCCGAAAAGTGCCAATCCCCCTAAAAAGACGGAAACACCGAGCATCAAAATTATGATCCAGCTGTCCATTCAACTTCCTTATTCAATAATATCGGTGACCTGTTTTTTACCATAAGGTATCTACGGTACGTCACCCTATTTTCTCTTCCAGCTCCACTGTATACGCATCGAATTTCCGACAACCAACAGTGAACTGATCGACATCGAAATAGCGGCGATCAACGGGATGATAAAACCCGCCATCGCCAATGGAATCGTTACGGCATTATACACCAGCGAGAGCGCCAGGTTCTGCTTGACGAGTCTGTAGGTCGCGCGTCCGATGCGAAACGACTCTTCAAGCGAACGCAATGAATCATTCATCAACACCACATCGCTCACATCAATAGCAATGTCACTTCCGTTGCCCATGGCAATGCCGATCTCTGCCTGTGCAAGGGCCAGGATGTCATTCACGCCGTCACCGGCCATAACGACCCTGTGGCCGTCTGCCTGCATATTGGCGATCATCTCGGCTTTATGTTGCGGCGTCAGGTCAGCCTGGTAATGTTCGATACCGACCTCATCGGCGATACGTTTTGCCACACCTTCATGGTCGCCCGTCAGCATCACGACATCGATACCCGAATGCTGCAGGTCTCTGATGACGTCAGCCGCATCCGCTTTTGGCATATCCAATAGTTCGAATCGGGCGATGAGCCGATCATCGATCGCAAAATAAAACAGCGTGTGCGTGTTCTCCATCGGCGTATCAATGCCCTGCTCCTGCATCAGCACTTTGTTGCCGCCTACAAGCATCTGTTGTTCACAGCGGGCCACCATCCCTTTGGCCGCGATCTGCTGCACCTCATTAAGTATCGGAACTGTCGGTTGTTTATCATCACGCAAAAGGTATTCACTCACCCCCGTTGCAACCGGATGTTTCGATGCGTTCAGAAGCGCCAATAGCTTCAGACTGTGCGACGCACGTTCATGCGATGCATCAAACCACTCCACGCTATGCACTTTCGGCCGCCCCTCCGTGATCGTCCCGGTCTTATCAAGGACCAGCGTATCTACCTTCGCCAATGTCTCCAGCTGCGCAGCCTCTTTGAACAGAATACCCCGTTTGGCACCCTGCCCCAGTCCGACCAGTGTCGCCACAGGTGTCGCCAGTGCCAAGGCGCACGGACAGGCGATGACAATGACGGAGATGCCCACCATAAAGGCGGTCTCAAAACTGTGCGGCCAGAACCACCAGACAATAAATGTACCCAGCGCCAGCAGCAGGATCACGGCCGAAAAGTATTCCGAAAGGCGGTTTGCCACCTGTTCAATATGCGGTTTTTTGGCCATGGAACGTTCCAGCATGGTCAGAATATTAGAG
Encoded proteins:
- the rfaD gene encoding ADP-glyceromanno-heptose 6-epimerase, with amino-acid sequence MRYIDDDLKGKTILITGGAGFIGSNLAFYFQENHPDAKVVVLDSFRSGETLSNGNLKSFGHFKNLVGFSGEVISGDINDKALLAKLESDYDFDYIFHEAAISDTTALEQDLMIRTNLNAYKDLLDMAVRQNANMIYASSGATYGNAPSPQTVGVEAPQNVYGFSKLMMDHLSRDVMKSANISIVGLRYFNVYGPREYYKDKTSSMVVQFGHQLLQGKNPRLFDGSDKIVRDFIFIEDVIQANILAMQPKQSGIYNVGTGHARSFQDMVDILQKELGTSSACEYIPNPFIGRYQFHTEANIESTKEGLGYAPRYSFEEGIKAYIPEIKRLFEEEVKSV
- a CDS encoding c-type cytochrome encodes the protein MKKIALALLVASVSLMAADGAAAYKKCVSCHGAKAEKKALNKSEIINTWDAAKIEESLKGYKAGTRNVHGMGALMKGQVAAYDDATIKAVAEYITTLK
- the rfaE1 gene encoding D-glycero-beta-D-manno-heptose-7-phosphate kinase; the protein is MTVLKNAKPNILVVGDLMIDHYLWGDAERISPEAPVQVVDIARETSVLGGAGNVVNNLISLGAAVNVASVVGDDEIAKELTIMLKSIGAKTEGLITQNGRKTSKKSRVIASHQQILRYDNESKETISAESVEKILKAIEKDLFVIDMIILSDYGKGVVSEALSQAVITLANAKGIKVLVDPKGTDYSKYRGAHMLTPNKKEASEATGIPIVDDASLERALLTLKEQCSLERSMITLSEDGIAIYDGEVKRFPTVAQEVFDVTGAGDTVIASIAFALSAGLSIEETARFSNLAAGVVVGKIGSATVTLDEIEIYESKLHQSSSDAHIKSFAEIDRIVKRAKEHGQRVVFTNGCFDILHVGHVKYLQEAKSFGDILIVGLNSDASVRELKGPSRPVNTEDDRAYILAALDAVDYVVKFSEETPYDLIKMIAPDVLVKGGDYEGKEVVGTEFSKALKLVDFVNGKSTTKTIEKIQGSTC
- the ccoS gene encoding cbb3-type cytochrome oxidase assembly protein CcoS, which codes for MDSWIIILMLGVSVFLGGLALFGIMWAIKSGQFDDKEKFLNQVQYDGEEELNAAAKQQAKKEALKKRKEYRPE
- a CDS encoding heavy metal translocating P-type ATPase encodes the protein MSNVACDHCHLQFDESVMIKEGEHYFCCKGCQGIYHLLKDEGLDSFYDKLGDEKLAPPTQQFEDSSNFNSPAFYTRYVSVDSEGFNEVSLIIEGIHCSACVWLNEKALAKMEGVVEAHINHTNNKARIIWDDEIVKLSAIIDMIRAIGYDAFPYDPEIQEARAEKERKDYYLRITVAVFVMMNIMTIAVAQYAGFFTGMEQGVKNILNTAEWILSTPVLFYSGWVFFRGAYYGFKTKTVNMDILVATGALLTYLYSIYITIFEKGEAYFDSVTMIITFVLIGKFLEVLSKKSAADTLDLLSKHVPGEVTVLKNGEQVNVDVKEVVIGDILLLKAGEKAGIDGEIIEGEGSFDESSLTGESEPIFKRVGEHVVSGTTSIDAVVQYRATKDFEHSTLSNILTMLERSMAKKPHIEQVANRLSEYFSAVILLLALGTFIVWWFWPHSFETAFMVGISVIVIACPCALALATPVATLVGLGQGAKRGILFKEAAQLETLAKVDTLVLDKTGTITEGRPKVHSVEWFDASHERASHSLKLLALLNASKHPVATGVSEYLLRDDKQPTVPILNEVQQIAAKGMVARCEQQMLVGGNKVLMQEQGIDTPMENTHTLFYFAIDDRLIARFELLDMPKADAADVIRDLQHSGIDVVMLTGDHEGVAKRIADEVGIEHYQADLTPQHKAEMIANMQADGHRVVMAGDGVNDILALAQAEIGIAMGNGSDIAIDVSDVVLMNDSLRSLEESFRIGRATYRLVKQNLALSLVYNAVTIPLAMAGFIIPLIAAISMSISSLLVVGNSMRIQWSWKRK